The Scophthalmus maximus strain ysfricsl-2021 chromosome 7, ASM2237912v1, whole genome shotgun sequence genome includes a window with the following:
- the fth1b gene encoding ferritin, heavy polypeptide 1b, which yields MCISLWRTRDDKSLPTFAKFFRTQSTEECEHAEKRMSVQNKRGGRIFLQHIRKPDRDEWGSGPEALECALQLERSVNQSLLDLQKMATEQNMCVFIETQFLDEQVQSIKQLADWISNLRRMGAPQSGMAEYLFDKHSMAEESR from the exons ATGTGTATCTCTCTATG gcgtACTAGGGATGATAAATCCCTGCCAACCTTTGCAAAGTTCTTCCGCACACAGTCCACAGAGGAGTGTGAGCACGCAGAGAAGAGGATGAGTGTCCAGAACAAGAGGGGAGGCCGGATCTTTCTGCAGCACATCAGG AAACCCGATAGAGATGAGTGGGGGAGCGGCCCGGAGGCGTTGGAGTGTGCCTTGCAGCTGGAGAGAAGTGTAAACCAATCTCTGCTGGACCTGCAGAAAATGGCAACGGAACAAAAT ATGTGCGTCTTCATAGAAACACAATTTCTGGACGAGCAGGTGCAATCTATCAAACAGCTCGCGGATTGGATCTCAAATCTGCGCCGGATGGGAGCCCCTCAGAGTGGCATGGCTGAGTACCTCTTTGACAAACACTCCATGGCTGAAGAGAGCCGTTAG